The genome window GATGTCACCCCAGGCAAAACGTGCCAAGGACGGAATCGTCTCGATCACGGTCCAGGAGCTGGCGGAAATTCTGTACTGTACGCCGCGAAACGTGAAGATGACCCTGCGCAAGCTGATCGAGGATGGCTTTATTGAATGGCGTGGCGGTGTAGGCCGGGGCAACCTTTCACAGATGCGCTTCCTTCGGGATTTGGAGGATGTGGTGGGCGAACACTTTCTGGACCTGCTGGACAAGGGCAAAATCAAAGAGGTCATGGATCTGATCTACCATAAAGATTTACCCCTTCCCTTGCGCAATAATCTGCGTGGGCAGCTCGACCAGCAGTTTGGCCATCGAGTGGAACAGAAAGACACTGCTGCCGTCGACGTGCTTCGGGTAAAAATGACCCGGAGATCTGCATCCCTCGATCCCGCTTTTGTATCCAGCTCGGCTGAAGCCTTTATTCTTCGGCAAATCTGCAATACGCTGGTTTCCTTCGATCCCAGGACCAATACCTACACTCCGGCACTCGCCCATGACTGGGAATGCAACGAAGATGGAAGCCGGTGGACGTTCTTTTTAAGGAAGGGTGTTCGTTTTCACCACGGGCGAACGCTTACCAGCAAAGATGTCCGGTATACGCTGGAACGACTCCAGGATGTGAATTCTCCATCGCGCTGGCAGTACCGGGAGATCGAACGAGTCGAAATCGAATCCGACCATGTGATCTCCTTTTCCCTGCGTCGGCCCAATCGCATGTTTTTGCATTTTTTCGGTTCGTTCTATATGTCGATCATCCCTTATGACGTCGAGTATTCGGAAAGAACCATGATCGGTACGGGGCCATTTCGTATCGCCGAGTTCACAGACCAGGCGATTGTCCTGGAAGCGCATGAGGATTATTTCCTGAATAGACCTCTCTTGGATCGGGTCGAGTGGTGGATGATGCCAAAGGACGCCCCGGACGATCTGTATCAGCTCCCGAGGCTGGGGAGCGCTCCGCTTCCAATCAACTCGCCTAGCGGTGAATTTGAAGCG of Brevibacillus choshinensis contains these proteins:
- a CDS encoding ABC transporter substrate-binding protein — encoded protein: MNPNEHYMTILMSPQAKRAKDGIVSITVQELAEILYCTPRNVKMTLRKLIEDGFIEWRGGVGRGNLSQMRFLRDLEDVVGEHFLDLLDKGKIKEVMDLIYHKDLPLPLRNNLRGQLDQQFGHRVEQKDTAAVDVLRVKMTRRSASLDPAFVSSSAEAFILRQICNTLVSFDPRTNTYTPALAHDWECNEDGSRWTFFLRKGVRFHHGRTLTSKDVRYTLERLQDVNSPSRWQYREIERVEIESDHVISFSLRRPNRMFLHFFGSFYMSIIPYDVEYSERTMIGTGPFRIAEFTDQAIVLEAHEDYFLNRPLLDRVEWWMMPKDAPDDLYQLPRLGSAPLPINSPSGEFEAVLEGCQVIVFNFRKNGIHHHRAFRQSVRLLFDRLAIIQELKGNRIAPADSFFPEKSKHAHYGRPTLEEAATSLVESGYRGEPLKLYYLDRKELRDDARWLQLRCESIGLNISLHPFSLSEYYTTDADQEADLLLINEALEDDTEWGYLRLLQDEASFVHRFFDLEQHAWVEEYLDSMVQLPSRDLRDRIADRIEQEMRHENWVLFGYHINRVSKHHPALHGLYRDSFGWIDFTKAWIRKGAEARSDKKSPS